One Vigna unguiculata cultivar IT97K-499-35 chromosome 11, ASM411807v1, whole genome shotgun sequence DNA window includes the following coding sequences:
- the LOC114168138 gene encoding putative F-box/FBD/LRR-repeat protein At4g03220, producing the protein METRSAKRKKMAQIVANDAKAATDRISDLPDAVLHQILFLLPIKCVAQMSILSKRWRHLWCTFPDLDFRTLDPFQISSKNVKFLEFEKPRQPLDSSRMDFITQVLSIRDKHSDIRVLCFRARLSFSRLNGLIRRAIRHNVRELDIEASTVCTDDYFNFPRCIIGSESLRVLKLRSGFRLPPSSVMRHGFQSLKTLSLSFVILNNQPSLTDLFSESSFPLLQTLTLDACFGLKYLRVGCRALVDLNLEKCYALEGLDISCAKLERMRLVKCFVAYSEKSWVKINAPMLQHLCWQHNAVTDMAMFEPWNVLHEVTVGFFILTRDNSQSKLQSAVELLSGLSRVHSLCLERQTIEILSNNHLLFQPFYDLKHLELQTGFNKSNVPGLTCLFKSSPTLNTLILKIIHEYRIERKEWNRDLWDVTITEGEQYWESQIRTLESFLQHLKVVKIHGFLDYENEVALAKFLLKHGKALEEMVLHTGNCNARDTLRRQKIRSQMRGFSWASSNAKVAFQ; encoded by the exons ATGGAAACAAGATCTGCAAAACGCAAGAAAATGGCTCAGATTGTAGCGAACGATGCCAAAGCAGCCACGGATCGGATCAGTGATCTCCCTGATGCAGTTCTTCATCAAATTCTTTTCCTTCTTCCCATAAAATGTGTTGCACAAATGAGCATTCTTTCTAAAAGATGGAGACATTTATGGTGCACTTTCCCTGACCTTGATTTCAGAACCCTTGACCCATTTCAAATCTCTtccaaaaatgttaaatttttggagtttgaaaagccaaggcaaccTTTGGATTCGTCGCGGATGGATTTCATCACACAAGTTCTCTCCATTCGTGACAAACACTCGGACATTAGGGTTCTTTGTTTTCGTGCACGTTTGAGTTTTTCACGGTTAAATGGTTTGATTCGTAGGGCTATTAGGCATAACGTTAGAGAGCTTGATATCGAAGCGTCAACAGTGTGTACAGATGATTACTTCAACTTTCCTAGATGTATTATTGGGAGTGAATCGCTAAGGGTTTTGAAACTAAGATCAGGTTTTCGTTTGCCTCCATCATCAGTTATGAGGCATGGCTTTCAATCTCTTAAAACCTTGTCTCTTTCCTTCGTTATTCTGAACAACCAACCTTCTCTCACTGATTTGTTCTCTGAATCATCCTTTCCTCTTCTTCAAACTCTCACCCTTGATGCATGTTTCGGGTTGAAATATCTTCGTGTTGGATGTAGGGCCCTTGTAGATTTGAACTTAGAGAAGTGTTATGCGCTTGAGGGTTTGGATATCTCGTGTGCAAAACTTGAGAGAATGAGATTGGTGAAATGTTTTGTTGCCTATAGTGAGAAGAGTTGGGTGAAGATCAATGCACCAATGCTTCAACATTTGTGTTGGCAGCATAATGCAGTCACTGATATGGCTATGTTTGAGCCTTGGAATGTGTTGCATGAGGTCACAGTTGGTTTCTTTATATTGACGAGAGATAATAGTCAGAGTAAGCTTCAAAGTGCTGTTGAATTATTATCTGGACTGTCTCGTGTGCATTCCTTGTGTCTTGAAAGGCAAACTATTGAG ATTCTGTCAAATAATCACCTCCTTTTTCAGCCATTTTATGATCTTAAACATTTAGAACTGCAAACTGGTTTCAACAAAAGTAATGTTCCGGGATTGACATGTCTATTCAAGAGCTCTCCCACTCTCAACACTTTGATTCTCAAgatcattcatgaatataggaTTGAAAGAAAA GAATGGAATAGAGACTTGTGGGACGTGACTATCACAGAGGGGGAACAGTATTGGGAGTCTCAGATCAGAACTCTGGAGTCTTTTCTACAACACTTGAAAGTGGTAAAAATTCATGGATTTCTTGATTATGAGAATGAAGTTGCACTTGCAAAGTTTCTTCTTAAGCATGGAAAAGCCTTGGAAGAAATGGTATTACACACAGGAAATTGCAATGCAAGAGACACTCTTAGGCGACAAAAGATAAGGTCACAAATGAGGGGATTTTCTTGGGCTTCTTCTAATGCAAAAGTGGCCTTTCAGTAG